The following proteins are encoded in a genomic region of Rissa tridactyla isolate bRisTri1 chromosome 5, bRisTri1.patW.cur.20221130, whole genome shotgun sequence:
- the TNIP2 gene encoding TNFAIP3-interacting protein 2 produces the protein MHLGGLLLALEKKEKGEQRDHSSPSPAMCSVSEASSTEPLAARFRQVEETLEKLHRENRSLKNKVPRYNALCTLYHESAQQLKHLQLQLAAKEATIRELRATIREQQQAAAGAEAGAAGAEPAPSLVESLLEQLGQAREQLRDSQRLSATKMEALSQEVQRLNQQLEEKNGEIQQMINQPPYEKEREILRLQKSLAEREKAQATSDVLCRSLTDETHQLQRKLASTAEMCQHLAKCLEEKQRKEKGNSDDQIPTERSNQLLDNETSLQALICNLQDENRMLKQKVAHVEDLNAKWQKYDASRDEYVKRLHLQLKEMKSQLEQQQHGVTPTQTNSDLMHKEIFRLNKLLEEKMNECIKTKRELEDVKKASEGDNERIQMLEQQVLVYKDDFTSERSDRERAQSKIQELQAEVACLQHQLARRQDSRDTSSHFRVHIGNQNHMYVQTNVEHLRGNSPGQTGTRRTPSQSEQASPPVDNGNSGSEGRAQGELRCPHCMRFFSDELSDEFLKHVAECCQ, from the exons ATGCACCTGGGCGGATTACTGCTGGccctggagaagaaagagaagggggagCAGCGTGACCACAGCTCCCCTTCCCCGGCCATGTGCTCGGTAAGCGAGGCGAGCAGCACGGAGCCCTTGGCGGCCCGCTTCAGGCAGGTGGAGGAGACGCTGGAGAAGCTGCACCGGGAGAACCGGAGCCTGAAGAACAAAGTCCCTCGCTACAACGCGCTCTGCACCTTGTACCACGAGTCCGCGCAGCAGCTGAAgcacctccagctgcagctggcCGCCAAGGAGGCCACCATCCGGGAGCTGCGGGCCACCAtccgggagcagcagcaggcggcggcgggcgccgaggcgggggcggcgggcgcagAGCCGGCCCCCTCGCTGGTGGAGAgcctgctggagcagctggggcaggccagggagcagctgagggacagCCAGCGACTGTCGGCGACGAAAATGGAAGCGCTGAGCCAG GAAGTACAGAGGTTGAATCAGCAACTAGAGGAGAAAAATGGAGAGATACAGCAAATGATAAATCAGCCTCCAtatgaaaaggagagagaaatcttACGACTTCAGAAGAGcttggcagagagagagaaggctCAGGCCACCAGCGATGTTTTGTGCCGTTCACTCACTGACGAAACTCACCAACTTCAACGCAAATTGGCATCCACAGCAGAAATGTGTCAACATCTGGCAAAATGTCtagaagagaagcaaagaaaagagaaggggaatTCAGATGACCAGATACCTACCGAAAGATCTAATCAG CTTTTAGACAATGAAACTTCACTTCAAGCTCTTATCTGCAACCTACAAGATGAAAACAGGATGTTAAAACAAAAAGTGGCTCAC GTGGAAGACTTAAATGCAAAATGGCAGAAATATGATGCGAGTAGGGATGAGTATGTGAAGCGACTCCACTTGCAGCTAAAAGAGATGAAGTCACaactggagcagcagcagcacggtgTAACACCCACACAAACGAATTCTGACCTGATGCACAAGGAGATATTCCGGTTAAACAAGctactggaagaaaaaatgaatgaatgcatAAAAACAAAGAGAGAATTAGAAGATGTGAAGAAGGCTAGCGAAGGAGATAACGAGCGCATACAAATGCTGGAGCAACAG GTCCTAGTTTATAAAGATGATTTCACATCTGAGAGATCAGACAGAGAACGAGCACAGAGTAAAATACAAGAGCTTCAGGCAGAAGTTGCATGTCTTCAACACCAGCTAGCAAGAAGACAG GACTCAAGAGACACAAGCAGTCATTTCAGAGTTCACATTGGTAACCAAAATCATATGTACGTACAGACGAACGTTGAACATCTACGAGGCAATAGCCCAGGCCAAACAGGCACGAGAAGAACACCTTCACAGTCTGAACAAGCTTCTCCTCCTGTGGACAATGGAAACTCAGGATCTGAGGGCAGGGCACAGGGTGAACTTAGATGCCCTCATTGTATGAGGTTTTTCAGTGATGAACTCAGTGATGAATTCCTCAAGCACGTTGCTGAATGTTGTCAGTGA